Proteins encoded in a region of the Vicia villosa cultivar HV-30 ecotype Madison, WI linkage group LG5, Vvil1.0, whole genome shotgun sequence genome:
- the LOC131607861 gene encoding F-box/kelch-repeat protein At3g23880-like: MKTFQNRFKSFIQKVVEIPNHFLFSPKTKKPLLILDRFYFNTNNVCGHHLFLLDIKTKHLKELHIPRVTNSDMGYKIIASCNGLLCIAHYSLDQYSTLFLWNPTTKQTKRIIEQQTQPLLLPPNCLIGFYESDGFYIVRFHSFENTKTSYAIRGEKYSLSKGVWREIKGCDQNLILKGDLFWTENTVTVKETLFWVAMEVNEKVSHEMIIAFNSFNNVVSNLEMPCNSRKDCVEVYKKLAVYSYKGSSSVALMTCSESKNMEQWLDLWVLCDEYEDIECWIKVQTIGMFSRLERPVGVWKNQVLMATNSLIHSVGGVVAFLPEDDIGAEFSYISLNYEERFYPLNDVVEILDTNEIS, encoded by the coding sequence ATGAAGACATTTCAAAACCGTTTCAAGTCATTCATCCAAAAAGTTGTTGAAATTCCAAATCACTTTCTTTTCTCacccaaaacaaaaaaaccacttCTAATCCTTGACCGATTCTATTTCAACACCAACAATGTCTGTGGTCACCACCTATTTCTTctagatatcaaaacaaaacatCTCAAAGAGCTTCATATTCCAAGAGTCACAAACTCTGACATGGGCTATAAGATCATAGCTTCATGCAATGGCTTACTTTGCATTGCTCATTATTCCTTAGACCAATACTCAACCCTTTTCCTTTGGAACCCAACCACAAAACAAACCAAAAGAATCATTGAACAACAAACACAACCTTTGCTTTTGCCACCAAATTGTCTTATAGGCTTTTATGAAAGTGATGGTTTTTATATAGTAAGGTTTCACTCTTTTGAAAACACAAAGACTAGTTATGCTATTCGCGGCGAAAAGTACTCGTTGAGTAAAGGGGTGTGGAGAGAAATAAAGGGTTgtgatcaaaatttgattttgaagggAGATTTATTTTGGACTGAGAACACTGTGACAGTGAAAGAAACTTTGTTTTGGGTTGCTATGGAGGTGAATGAAAAGGTTAGTCACGAAATGATTATCGCTTTTAATTCATTCAACAATGTTGTTAGCAATCTTGAAATGCCGTGTAATTCACGTAAGGATTGTGTCGAAGTTTATAAGAAACTTGCAGTGTATAGTTATAAAGGTTCTTCTTCTGTTGCTTTGATGACTTGTTCAGAAAGTAAGAATATGGAACAATGGTTAGATTTATGGGTTTTGTGTGATGAATATGAAGATATTGAGTGTTGGATTAAGGTGCAAACTATAGGTATGTTTTCGAGATTAGAGCGTCCCGTTGGAGTTTGGAAAAATCAAGTTCTTATGGCTACAAATAGTTTGATTCATAGTGTTGGTGGAGTTGTTGCTTTTCTTCCAGAAGATGATATTGGTGCTGAGTTTTCTTATATCAGTTTGAATTATGAAGAGAGGTTCTATCCTTTAAATGATGTGGTGGAAATTCTCGATACAAATGAGATATCCTGA
- the LOC131607860 gene encoding probable inactive poly [ADP-ribose] polymerase SRO2 codes for MHPYEKLTCNGLMKTLENESEEYEFVKKGFLKGMGFMQHVTNITSIHKNNVSSNSTRQARLQSFHIFSKAVSIKNEGDAKVRGAWYGGSLDQLIDILSFGFTRCNINIHDHNDDDSHHGIGISLFSANFSIDSAMSTVADENGLRHVLLCRVIVGKFERVAADSKQSQPSCNEYDTGVDDTLAPRKHIIWTAFMNSYIHPDYILSFNYKNIKDPEIFGTLRPRSEYVSFPNLVAKVSKYLKPSQMCLLLKSYRVYQEKKITREIWIKKMRRIVGDKLLHSVIADKSSGDVQPL; via the exons ATGCATCCATATGAGAAATTAACTTGCAATGGACTAATGAAAACATTAGAAAACGAGAGTGAAGAATATGAATTTGTTAAGAAAGGTTTCCTAAAGGGTATGGGATTTATGCAACATGTTACAAACATCACATCCATTCACAAAAACAACGTTTCCTCTAACTCAACAAGACAAGCTCGTTTACAATCCTTTCATATTTTCTCAAAAGCAGTCTCAATTAAAAATGAAGGTGATGCCAAAGTTCGAGGTGCATGGTATGGCGGCTCATTAGATCAACTCATAGATATTCTATCTTTCGGATTCACACGATGCAACATAAACATTCATGATCATAATGATGATGATTCTCATCATGGGATTGGTATTTCATTATTTTCTGCCAATTTTTCGATTGATAGTGCAATGTCTACGGTGGCAGATGAGAATGGTTTGAGGCATGTGTTGCTATGTAGGGTGATTGTAGGGAAATTCGAACGCGTTGCCGCTGATTCAAAACAAAGCCAACCTAGCTGTAATGAATATGACACAGGAGTTGATGATACTTTAGCACCAAGAAAACATATTATATGGACTGCTTTTATGAATTCATACATTCATCCAGATTATATCCTAAGTTTCAACTATAAGAATATCAAGG ATCCAGAAATATTTGGGACGTTAAGGCCTCGATCAGAATATGTGTCATTTCCTAatcttgtggcaaaagtttcaaagTATTTGAAACCGTCACAAATGTGTTTGTTACTCAAAAGCTACCGTGTTTACCAA GAGAAAAAGATTACAAGAGAGATATGGATAAAGAAAATGAGGAGGATAGTAGGAGATAAATTGCTGCATTCAGTAATTGCTGATAAATCCAGTGGTGATGTGCAGCCTCTATAG
- the LOC131607862 gene encoding uncharacterized protein LOC131607862: MASGNGSNRNPQSQNTSRKVMVVADPTRESAGALQYALCHAVMEQDELILLHVVENQTSWRNTLSTFLKMPSLGTSSTASMDIGGGGGGGGGSSRGGGGGGGGGGGGSSAEGQASAVDFLEEMKNVCKISQPKMKVRVMKVETDNGKDRANTILLHTITQEVDVVVIGQKRTLSSTLLGIKRPAGGSLKGARMLDTAEYLIHNTPGTCTCVAVQRKAQNGGYVLNTKTHRNFWLLA, encoded by the exons atggcAAGTGGTAATGGTAGCAATAGGAATCCACAATCACAAAACACATCAAGAAAGGTAATGGTGGTGGCTGATCCAACACGTGAATCAGCTGGAGCACTTCAATATGCACTTTGTCATGCTGTGATGGAACAAGATGAATTGATCCTATTGCATGTTGTTGAGAATCAAACTTCATGGCGCAATACTCTTTCGACGTTCCTTAAAATGCCTTCGTTGGGAACATCATCGACCGCATCGATGGACATTGGaggtggaggaggaggaggaggaggcagcagtcgtggaggtggaggtggaggcGGAGGCGGAGGTGGGGGATCTTCCGCGGAGGGGCAGGCCTCCGCGGTTGATTTTCTTGAAGAAATGAAGAATGTATGTAAGATTTCTCAACCTAAAATGAAGGTTCGCGTGATGAAGGTTGAAACAGACAACGGAAAAGATAGGGCTAATACTATTCTTTTACATACCATTACACAAGAGGTTGATGTCGTAGTTATAGGCCAAAAACGCACACTTTCTTCCACATTATTAGG AATTAAACGACCAGCGGGAGGATCATTGAAAGGAGCGAGAATGTTAGACACGGCGGAATATTTGATCCATAATACACCGGGCACATGCACATGTGTTGCAGTTCAAAGAAAAGCTCAAAATGGTGGCTATGTTCTCAATACTAAAACTCATAGAAACTTTTGGCTTTTGGCCTAA
- the LOC131603340 gene encoding T-complex protein 1 subunit alpha, producing the protein MALVNQTPDISGERQSGQDVRTQNVVACQAIANIVKTSLGPVGLDKMLVDDIGDVTITNDGATILKMLEVEHPAAKVLVELAELQDREVGDGTTSVVIVAAELLKRANDLVRNKIHPTSIISGYRLAMREACKYIDEKLAVKVEKLGKDSLVNCAKTSMSSKLIAGDSDFFANLVVDAVQAVKMTNARGEIRYPIKGINILKAHGKSARESFLMNGYALNTGRAAQGMPLRVSPAKIACLDFNLQKTKMQLGVQVLVSDPRELEKIRQREADMTKERIEKLLKAGANVVLTTKGIDDMALKYFVEAGAIAVRRVRKEDMRHVAKATGATMVSTFADMEGEETFEPSFLGTADEVVEERISDDAVIMIKGTKTSGAVSLVLRGANDYMLDEMDRALHDALSIVKRTLESNTVVAGGGAVESALSVYLEYLATTLGSREQLAIAEFAESLLIIPKVLAVNAAKDATDLVAKLRAYHHTAQTRADKKHLSSMGLDLSEGKIRNNLEAGVIEPAMSKVKIIQFATEAAITILRIDDMIKLVKDEGQEE; encoded by the exons ATGGCGCTTGTTAATCAAACCCCTGACATCTCCGGCGAACGACAATCCGGCCAAGACGTTCGCACCCAAAACG TTGTAGCATGCCAAGCCATTGCAAACATCGTCAAAACCTCATTAGGTCCCGTCGGTCTCGACAAG ATGCTTGTTGATGACATCGGTGATGTTACTATCACTAACGACGGTGCTACCATACTCAAGATGCTAGAAGTTGAACATCCTGCTGCTAAG gttTTGGTTGAGCTTGCTGAACTTCAGGATAGAGAAGTTGGAGATGGTACTACTTCCGTCGTCATTGTAGCCGCAGAGCTTCTTAAA AGAGCAAATGATCTTGTTAGGAATAAGATTCATCCAACCTCAATTATCAGCGGTTATAGA CTTGCTATGCGAGAGGCGTGTAAATACATTGATGAAAAGCTGGCTGTCAAG GTTGAAAAGCTAGGAAAAGATTCACTAGTTAACTGTGCCAAGACCAGCATGTCCTCAAAGCTGATAGCTGGTGACAGTGACTTCTTTGCAAATTTG GTTGTGGATGCAGTGCAAGCTGTAAAGATGACCAATGCTCGTGgtgaaattagatacccaatcaAG GGAATCAATATATTGAAGGCACACGGTAAAAGTGCTAGAGAGAGCTTTTTGATGAATGGATATGCTCTTAATACTGGCCGTGCTGCCCAAGGAATGCCTCTCAGGGTTTCCCCTGCAaaaattgcttgtcttgatttcAATCTTCAAAAGACAAAAATGCAACTGGGTGTTCAAGTATTAGTTTCTGATCCCAGGGAACTTGAGAAAATTCGCCAAAG AGAGGCTGATATGACTAAGGAACGGATTGAAAAACTACTGAAAGCTGGCGCCAATGTTGTTCTGACTACCAAAGGAATTGATGACATGGCACTTAAG TACTTTGTTGAGGCTGGGGCAATTGCTGTGAGACGTGTGCGGAAAGAGGATATGCGACATGTTGCCAAAGCAACTGGAGCAACAATG GTCTCAACATTTGCTGATATGGAAGGGGAGGAAACTTTTGAACCGTCATTTCTTGGAACTGCCGATGAGGTTGTTGAGGAGCGTATTTCTGATGATGCTGTAATCATGATTAAAGGGACCAAAACTTCTGGTGCA GTCTCTTTGGTTCTCAGAGGTGCAAATGACTATATGCTTGATGAGATGGATAGAGCTCTGCATGATGCACTATCAATTGTCAAGAGAACGCTAGAGTCAAATACA GTGGTTGCTGGTGGAGGTGCTGTTGAATCAGCATTGTCAGTTTATTTGGAATACCTTGCTACAACTTTAGGATCACGGGAGCAGTTGGCTATAGCAGAGTTtgctgagtctctgttgatcattcCAAAG GTGCTTGCTGTCAATGCTGCTAAGGATGCCACAGATCTGGTTGCAAAGTTACGGGCCTACCACCATACTGCACAAACTAGAGCGGATAAGAAGCATTTATCAAG CATGGGTTTGGATCTTTCAGAAGGAAAGATTAGAAACAACTTGGAAGCTGGAGTCATCGAGCCTGCAATGAGCAAAGTTAAAATTATTCAG TTTGCAACTGAAGCTGCTATTACTATTCTCCGGATCGACGACATGATCAAGCTTGTCAAGGATGAAGGTCAGGAAGAATAG